A stretch of DNA from Staphylococcus equorum:
GGTTTGGATATATATTTTTTCAGACGACCAAATTAAAAAGAGTCTAGATTTCAGAATCTTAAAAATGAAATTCCATACATAAAATATTTATAAAAAACGGATTGTTTCACGTTAAACAATCCGTTTTTTATTTCATATGTAAATATAAAGATGAAAAATATTTTATTAGTCAGACAAACAGTAAATTAATTAATATTCTGCTATCATAAACTATAATAATTAATTTATATAAGTCTAATTCATATATGATTTTGAACAAAGGGGGAATATAATGAGTGAGATGTTGTATATTTTACAAACTGTACTTTTACCTATTTTTATCATGATTTTTTTAGGGTTTATTTTACAAAAGAAATTCACATTAGATTTAAAGACGCTAGCTAAATTAAATATATATGTATTTGTACCAGGGTTTATATTTGTGAAGTTTTATAAAACAGATTTCGCTATAAAGCTTTTATTTTACATAGTCATTTTCTTTATTTTGTATATGGTCGTCCTATATATAATTGGTAAGCTGTTGTCTACTATTCGTAAAACAGATAAAGGGGAAGCAACAACGTTGACGAATAGCATTCTGTTTTTCAATTCAGGCAACTATGGCGTTCCAGTTAATGATTTAGTGTTTAAAGGCGATCCATTAGCTATGTCTGTGCAAGTTATTGTATTGTCATTACAAAATATATTCACTTTTTCATACGGAATTTTTGCGATTCAGTCGTTGCAAATAGGGAAATTACAGGCGCTACTTGGATATTTTAAAATGCCAGTTTTATACGCTTTGGTGTTAGCTATTATTTTAAATTATAATAATGTGCCAATACCAGAATTTATTTGGACGCCAGCAAATTACGTGGCGGATGCAATGATTGCTGTTGCATTATTATTGCTAGGGGCTCAAATTGCGAATATTAAATTCAGCTTTAAATGGTCAATTTCTTATATTTATATATTTGTGAGACTAGTTATTGGTCCACTTATTGCTTTAGTGATTATTAAATTACTTGGTTTAGAAGGCGTGATTGCACAAACGTTATTTATCGCTTCTGCTATGCCAACATCGGTAAATAGTTCAGTTATTGCGCAAGAATATGATAACCACCCAGAACTTGCTGCGCAATTGGTCTTCTTATCAACACTACTAAGTGCAGTAACAGTAGTCATCGTCATCTATTTTTCTAGAATTCTATTTTAAATATCTAGACAACCTAGTGGAGCGGGAATATGAAATCATAATTTGATTTTATATTCCCGCTCTCTTTTTTAGAATTTTGATTTATTTATCGGACGTGTTATAAATAGGTCGTATATCACATATTACGAAATAAAAATTTAAAATCTATTTATAAAGGACCGATTAAATTGACTGATGCAGTGTTAGGTATTGATATTGGAACAAGCTCTGTTAAAGTAATAGCAGTAAATAGACATGGTAAAGTTTTACAGAGTGCAAGCGAATCTCTAGACATCATACAGCCACAAAATGGGTTTAATGAACAACATCCAGAAGCGTGGTTTAAAGCAACTAAACGATGTATTAAGCGATTAATGGTGACAGATGAAGTTAAGCATATGCATATTAGCGGACTATCACTTTCAGGACAAATGCATAGTTTAGTAATATTGGACGATAATGGCGAACCACTACGAAATGCAATTCTTTGGAACGATACAAGGACTACACCTCAATGTGAAGTTATTAGAGAAAAACTAGGTGATTATGTGTTAGATAATCCTGTATTAGAAGGTTTTACCCTTACGAAATTATTATGGATAAAGGAAAATGAACCTGAACATTGGCGCAATACGAAAGTGTTTTTATTACCTAAGGATTATGTTCGATTCAAATTAACTGGCAAGTTAAATATGGAATATTCAGATGCCTCAAGTACATTATTATTTGATCATAAGTGCAAAGCTTGGGATGAAAATATTGGTGAACAATTTGATATTCATAATATTTACCCTAAACTTGTAGCTTCACATAAATTAGTTGGTTATATGGACGAGAAGATAGCAACAAAACTCGGACTAAATGGGCAAGTGGCTGTTATTGCAGGTGGTGGTGATAATGCATGTGGAGCGCTTGGTGCGGGAATGATTAAAACCAATGAAACACTTTGTAGTATTGGCACTTCAGGCGTGGTCTTATCATGTGAAAGTGAAAAACATACGGAGTATCGCCGGAATATGCATTATTTTAATCATGCTTTAGAAGATATGGCTTATGTTATGGGCGTGACACTTGCTGCTGGTGACAGTTTGCAGTGGCTACGCCGAAATATATTAGGATATTTAAGCTATGATGAAATCATTACCATGGCGAGTCAATCACAGGTTGGCAGTAATGGATTATTATTCACACCATATCTATCGGGAGAACGCACGCCACATGGGGATTCCAACATCAGAGGGAGCTTTATAGGTTTAAGTGGCTTACATAGTAGTGGTGACATGGCACGGGCAGTTATTGAAGGTATAACCTTTTCTTTATTCGAGTCGATAAAATATTTACGCGATTGTGGTAAAGATATTCAACATATCGTGTCTATCGGTGGCGGGGCAAAAAGCGACTTTTGGTTGCAATTACAAGCCGATATATTTAATGCTGAAATTAGTAAATTGAAGTATGAAGAAGGGCCTTGTATGGGTGCGGCAATCTTGGCTGTATGTGGTCTAGGATGGTATGAAAGTATCGAAGCGGCTACAAAGCAATTTATACGTTATGAAAAATCTTTTAAACCAGATAGTGAGAAACACAAACAATATATGCAATATTTTGCTTTATATAAAAGTGTATATCGACAAACTCAAAGTCTTACAGCTAGTTTACTAGAAATATCTAAAAGTAAAAAATAGTTACTAGTTGAATTATTTAAAAATAAGTAATAGTATCTACTTTAACACTTAAAAACAACTTAAATTATAATACCACTTGAAATAATCAATGGAATAGGTTAAGTTGTATGTAATAATTCTTCAACACATATTTAATAATTATTATAAAAATTAAATAGCTTAAATAACCACTGGAAGTGCCTTGCATAAGGCTGAGACCGAAGTAGTAACTTGGGAATTCCTTGAACCTGATCCAGTTTGTACTGGCGTAGGAAAGTGGCGTTATAAACATGCGAATTCGTTAATCCAACGTCATTTTTCTTACCAGAAAAATGACGTTTTTTTATTTGGGGTGAAAACATTGTTTATAGCAATTACACAGTATAAGTATTTAAATGCAGTAGAAATTAAGCAGTATATCAAAATAGAGCAGTTTATAGACTATTTAATTATCAGAACACCAATGGAGACGGCTGAATTGATTGATTGGGTTCATTTGCTTAATCAATCCGGCTTTCCTAAAAGTAAAATAATTATTCATGACAATTTAACTGTATTAACACGATGCAAGTTACGTGCGATTCATTTTAAAGAAAAAGATGAGCGCATAGCGGACTTTAAATATAATCATCCAGACATCCAAGTTAGTATGTCTACACACGACACAAAACATATAGCGCAAGCAGAAGCATTACAGTTAGCATTTGTCTTATATGGACATATTTTTAAAACCAATTCCAAACCGAATCAACATCCAAGGACAGAAAATGAAATAAATAAAGCGTTAAAATTCAATATCCCAATTATCGCTTTAGGCGGTATCAATACACAAACTTTAAAAGAGCTACCTAATGGATTCAAAGGCATTGCAGGGATTTCCATTTTTGCGCAACAAAACGTAAATGAAATCAAACAGCTGAAGGAGGCTTGGCAGACGTATGTATGATGTCATAATCATTGGCTCTGGTGTAATGGGCATGTCAATCGCGAGAGAATTAAGTAAATCAGATATCAAAATTGCTGTGATAGATCGTGATATACCAGGGAAACATGCTTCATTTAAAGCTGGAGGCATGCTTGGTGCTCAAAATGAATTTACTGAAGACAGTGATTTGTTTCATATAGCACGAGAGTCTCAAGTTATGTTCGAGCCACTGAGGGATAGTTTGCTAGATGAAGTAGGCTTAGATATTGAATATCTGGATAGTGGTTTAATTAAACTCGCAAGCAGTATTGATGATAATGCAAGTGTTGAAAAGCAATACAAATTTCTGCAGCAATACAACCGAGATGTGGAATTATTGCCTGCAAAGTCACTGAAAGAAAGAACGAATGGCAACGTAATATCAGACAATTTATCCGCGATGTATATACCGAATGATAATCAAATCAATGCCAATAAATACACGAAAGCGTTATTAAAATCATTAGAACAACGGGGCATTCACCGTATTTACAACACAGAAGTTAGTGACATAACACCATTAAATCCAGGATATCGTGTGGTAACGGATACAGATGTGTTAACTGCGGAAAAGGTAGTGGTCGCTGGAGGAGCTTGGAGTGGAAAATTATTGAGCCACCACATGCCAAACAGTAGTGTTACAGGAGTTAAGGGTGAAGTGTTACTTGTAGAGCATCCAAATCTGTCTTTAGAAACAACGCTATTTACTACAAATGGTTGTTACGTTGTTCCAAAAATGAAAAATCGTTATTTAATTGGAGCCACAAGTTATTTTGATGATTATTCAGTAGGTGTTTCTCAATTAGGGAAAAAATGGTTGTTACAACAGGCTACGATGCATATTCCTAACTTAAGAGATGGTAAATTAATCAATCAATGGTCAGGCATTAGACCTTATACCTCAGGTGAAAAACCCATTATGGATGAAGTAGCTAAACATTTATTTATCATTTCAGGACATTATCGCAATGGCATTTTACTATCACCTTACGTTGGAAAATGGATGGGCGATTGGATTCAGTATGATCGTAAGCCGGAACAATTTGCAGATTTTATAATTGAAAGGGGTAAGACCAATGAAGTGCATTATAAACGGTGACAACTTTACTTTTGATAGGGCATTAAGTATTCAGGAAGTGATTCAAGAACTAGATTTGGATGAAACGCGTATGATTGTGGAACATAATGAACAATTAATTCAGAGAGAACAATTTTCAAAGCATAAGGTTACGGATGACGATCGTTTGGAATTATTAGAATTTGTAGGAGGCGGATAACATGTTCAAGATAGGCGAATTTAAGTTAAATTCAAGATTATTATTAGGAACAGGGAAATTTGATAGTGAAGCGATACAAACTGAAGCAATCGAGGCGTCAGGGACAGAGGTTTTGACCTTTGCAGTACGTCGAATGAATTTATATGATAAAAAGTTACCCAATCCATTAGCGAAAGTAGACTTATCTAAATTCATTACTTTTCCTAATACTGCCGGGGCCAAATCAGCAGAAGAAGCAGTCCGCATAGCTGAAATCGCAAATCATGCAGGTGTCTGTGACATGATAAAAGTAGAAGTTATAGGAGACGATGAAACGTTATTACCCGACCCGTTAGAAACGTATAAAGCTTGTGAAATCTTGTTAGATAAAGGTTATACAGTTTGTCCTTATATTTCTAATGATGTGGTATTAGCAAAACGATTAGAAGATTTAGGTGTGCATGCAATTATGCCACTCGCATCACCGATAGGCACGGGAAGAGGTATTAATAATCCTTTGAATTTACGTTATATAATCGAAAAAGTAAATGTTCCTGTCATAGTTGATGCGGGTATTGGTTCTCCTAAAGATGCCTGTCATGCAATGGAACTCGGAGCAGATGGTATCCTACTTAATACGGCAATATCTAGCGCACAAAATCCAGTGAAAATGGCGGAAGCGATGAAATTAGGTATTCATGCAGGTAGGTTGAGTTATGAAGCGGGAAGAATACCAGTGAAATACACAGCACAAGCTTCAAGCCCTACTGAAGGTATAGGGTTCCTATGACACAACGCTATGATCGTCAAATGCGTTATGAACCATTTGGTAAATATGGACAAGCGCAATTGCAACAGACACATGTCATGATTATGGGCGCAGGTGCGCTTGGAAGCCAATGTGCAGAGTTGTTAACTCGAATGGGTGTTGGTCAGCTCACTATTATCGATATGGATATTGTAGAAGAATCCAATTTACACAGACAGGCTACTTATGTTGAAGCAGATGCCACGCAAATGCTGCCTAAAGTAGAAGCGTTAAAAGTACATCTTGGACAAATTAATAGTGAAGTTCAAGTACAGGCGTTATATCAAGAGATTACAAATACAAATATAGAAGCATTACTCTGTCAACATCAACCTGATATCGTACTGGATGGAATGGATCATTTTGCGATTAGGTATTTGATTAATGAAGTTTGTCATAAATTAGGTGTGCCATGGATTTATGGAGCAGCTGTAGGCAGTAAGGGTACAGTATATGCCATTGATTATCATGGGCCATGCTTAAAATGTATGCTTGGTACAACGCCATCTACAGGGGAAAGTTGCGCAATAAATGGTGTACTTCCTCCAGTGATTCATCAAGTGGCAAGCATGGAAGTATCAGAGTTATTAAGGTGGCTGTCTGGAAAAGGTTTTTCTAGAAAGTTAACAACGATGGACTGCTATACGATGCAGTATAAAACACTTAATATAGATACATTAAAAAACAATAACTGCCCTATCTGTAACGAAGGAAATTATGAATATCTCAACATGGCTCAACAAAATTCTATTGAAAAACAGTGCGGTAATGTATTTCTATTGAGATTTACTCCTCAAATATTTAAATATACAGATTTACTACCAGTGAAAGTCATGAAAAGTAATTATTTCGCTAAAATGATATCTTATCGAGATTATGAAATAACGCTATTTAAAGACGGCAGAATGAACGTGTATGGTATTGAAAATGAAGACCAAGCTGTAGCATTATATGAAGAATTTCTAAAATGCTTAAAGTGATAAATGAGTTAATACATTTATTGCAAAAACAAACTAAAGTTCATGAAATGTTTAAAAATATATGACAAATTCGTTAACGTAGATGTTCATATTTGAATCACTATATATAGTGTTATAAATTAAAATAAAACACAATATATAGTAAAGAGGGATAATGTGAATAAACTTGAAACGAATTTAAAAAATCTTATTACTAAAGATCCTACAGTAGTTAATGAAAATGCCAATAAAGATAGTTCTACGTTTTCAACAATGAGAGATTTAACGGCGGGAGTAGTTTCTAAATCATATGCATTGGACTATTTACTGCCAAAGCATGTGGCTGAAGCGCATAAACAGGGAGATATTCATTTTCATGATTTAGATTATCATCCTTTTCAACCATTAACGAATTGTTGCTTAATCGATGCTGAAATTATGCTAGAAGACGGTTTTCAAATAGGTAACGCAACAGTGACTTCACCGAAATCGATTCAAACAGCATCTGCGCAGTTAGTACAGATTATTGCGAATGTATCGAGTAGTCAGTATGGCGGTTGCACAATTGATAGAGTCGATGAATTGTTAAGTAAGTACGCTCTATTTAATGAGCAAAAACACCGCAAAGTTGCAGAAAAATTTGTGAATGCAGCGGATATTGATACATTTGTGGATAATCAAGTGACACAAGATATAGGCGATGCTATTGAGAGTTTAGAGTATGAAATTAATACTTTATATACATCTAATGGACAGACGCCATTTGTAACACTGGGATTTGGACTCGGTATAGATAAATATAGCCGTAAAATTCAGCAAGCAATTTTTCACACGCGTATTAAAGGATTAGGTAAAGACCGCATTACCGCAATTTTTCCTAAATTAGTATTTTCCATCAAAAAGGGTGTGAATTTCAGTGAATCAGATCCCAATTATGATATTAAACAACTTGCGCTAGAATGTTCTACAAAGCGTATGTACCCAGATATTTTAAATTATGATAAAACTGTGGAATTGCTAGGCGATTTCAAAGCACCGATGGGATGTCGTTCATTTTTACCTGCATGGAAAAATGAAGCAGGTGAATATGAAAATAATGGTAGATGTAATCTTGGGGTAGTGACACTCAATGTACCACGCATTGCATTAGAATCTGATGGAGATATAGAACTATTTTGGAAATTATTCCATGAACGCATGAATATCATGCATGATGCGTTAGTGTATCGTTTAGAGCGAATAGCAGAAGCAACACCTGATAATGCTCCTATTTTATATAAAAATGGCGCATTTAAACATCGTTTAACAGACAATGATAGTGTGATGGACCTATTTAAAGGTAAACGTGCAACATTGTCTATGGGGTATATCGGTTTATATGAAGCGGCTACAGTATTCTTTGGTCCGAATTGGGAAAGTAAGTCCAAAGGCAAAGCATTTACGTTAGCTATTTTAAAAGCCATGAAAGTTTATCAACTACGTTGGACTGAAAAATACGATGTGTGGTTCAGCATATATAGTACACCAAGTGAATCTTTAACAGATAGATTTTGCAGATTAGATCGAGAAAAATTTGGTGACGTTGCTGACATTACAGATAAAGGCTACTACCAAAATTCATTCCATTATGATGTACGTAAAGACGTTACACCATTTAAGAAAATAGATTTTGAAAAAGATTATCCTGTATATGCGAGCGGTGGGTATATTCACTATTGCGAGTATCCAAAGCTCAATCATAATTTGAAAGCTTTGGAAGCGGTTTGGGATTATTCCTATGACAAGGTGAGCTATCTAGGGACGAATATCCCTATCGATCATTGTCGTAAATGTGATTTTAAAGGAGATTTCAAAACAACAGCTAAAGGTTATCGATGTCCTGAATGTGGTAATGATGACCCAACAACCGTAGATGTCGTTAAACGAACTTGCGGTTATTTAGGCAATCCTGTACAACGGCCGACAATTGAAGGTCGTCATAAAGAAATGTGTGCACGTGTTAAACACTTGAAAGATACAACATTATGAAGATCTTAGAAATCACAAAGGGACAAGGTTATATTGCCAAAATAGAAGCGCAGAGCTTTGTTGATGGCGAAGGGGTTAGATGCAGTATGTACGTTTCTGGTTGTCCTTTTGCTTGTAAAAATTGTTATAACAAAGCTGCTCAAAATTTTAGATACGGAGAACGTTTTAACGAAACTATTTTAGAAGAAATTATGGATTATTGTGAACCTGATTATATTTCAGGTTTAAGCATTTTAGGTGGCGAACCTTTTTGCAATTTAGATATTACTTTAAAATGTGCCCAAGTATTGAGGCAACGTTTTGGTA
This window harbors:
- a CDS encoding AEC family transporter, with the translated sequence MSEMLYILQTVLLPIFIMIFLGFILQKKFTLDLKTLAKLNIYVFVPGFIFVKFYKTDFAIKLLFYIVIFFILYMVVLYIIGKLLSTIRKTDKGEATTLTNSILFFNSGNYGVPVNDLVFKGDPLAMSVQVIVLSLQNIFTFSYGIFAIQSLQIGKLQALLGYFKMPVLYALVLAIILNYNNVPIPEFIWTPANYVADAMIAVALLLLGAQIANIKFSFKWSISYIYIFVRLVIGPLIALVIIKLLGLEGVIAQTLFIASAMPTSVNSSVIAQEYDNHPELAAQLVFLSTLLSAVTVVIVIYFSRILF
- the xylB gene encoding xylulokinase encodes the protein MTDAVLGIDIGTSSVKVIAVNRHGKVLQSASESLDIIQPQNGFNEQHPEAWFKATKRCIKRLMVTDEVKHMHISGLSLSGQMHSLVILDDNGEPLRNAILWNDTRTTPQCEVIREKLGDYVLDNPVLEGFTLTKLLWIKENEPEHWRNTKVFLLPKDYVRFKLTGKLNMEYSDASSTLLFDHKCKAWDENIGEQFDIHNIYPKLVASHKLVGYMDEKIATKLGLNGQVAVIAGGGDNACGALGAGMIKTNETLCSIGTSGVVLSCESEKHTEYRRNMHYFNHALEDMAYVMGVTLAAGDSLQWLRRNILGYLSYDEIITMASQSQVGSNGLLFTPYLSGERTPHGDSNIRGSFIGLSGLHSSGDMARAVIEGITFSLFESIKYLRDCGKDIQHIVSIGGGAKSDFWLQLQADIFNAEISKLKYEEGPCMGAAILAVCGLGWYESIEAATKQFIRYEKSFKPDSEKHKQYMQYFALYKSVYRQTQSLTASLLEISKSKK
- a CDS encoding thiamine phosphate synthase → MKTLFIAITQYKYLNAVEIKQYIKIEQFIDYLIIRTPMETAELIDWVHLLNQSGFPKSKIIIHDNLTVLTRCKLRAIHFKEKDERIADFKYNHPDIQVSMSTHDTKHIAQAEALQLAFVLYGHIFKTNSKPNQHPRTENEINKALKFNIPIIALGGINTQTLKELPNGFKGIAGISIFAQQNVNEIKQLKEAWQTYV
- a CDS encoding NAD(P)/FAD-dependent oxidoreductase; translated protein: MYDVIIIGSGVMGMSIARELSKSDIKIAVIDRDIPGKHASFKAGGMLGAQNEFTEDSDLFHIARESQVMFEPLRDSLLDEVGLDIEYLDSGLIKLASSIDDNASVEKQYKFLQQYNRDVELLPAKSLKERTNGNVISDNLSAMYIPNDNQINANKYTKALLKSLEQRGIHRIYNTEVSDITPLNPGYRVVTDTDVLTAEKVVVAGGAWSGKLLSHHMPNSSVTGVKGEVLLVEHPNLSLETTLFTTNGCYVVPKMKNRYLIGATSYFDDYSVGVSQLGKKWLLQQATMHIPNLRDGKLINQWSGIRPYTSGEKPIMDEVAKHLFIISGHYRNGILLSPYVGKWMGDWIQYDRKPEQFADFIIERGKTNEVHYKR
- the thiS gene encoding sulfur carrier protein ThiS translates to MKCIINGDNFTFDRALSIQEVIQELDLDETRMIVEHNEQLIQREQFSKHKVTDDDRLELLEFVGGG
- a CDS encoding thiazole synthase, encoding MFKIGEFKLNSRLLLGTGKFDSEAIQTEAIEASGTEVLTFAVRRMNLYDKKLPNPLAKVDLSKFITFPNTAGAKSAEEAVRIAEIANHAGVCDMIKVEVIGDDETLLPDPLETYKACEILLDKGYTVCPYISNDVVLAKRLEDLGVHAIMPLASPIGTGRGINNPLNLRYIIEKVNVPVIVDAGIGSPKDACHAMELGADGILLNTAISSAQNPVKMAEAMKLGIHAGRLSYEAGRIPVKYTAQASSPTEGIGFL
- a CDS encoding ThiF family adenylyltransferase, whose translation is MTQRYDRQMRYEPFGKYGQAQLQQTHVMIMGAGALGSQCAELLTRMGVGQLTIIDMDIVEESNLHRQATYVEADATQMLPKVEALKVHLGQINSEVQVQALYQEITNTNIEALLCQHQPDIVLDGMDHFAIRYLINEVCHKLGVPWIYGAAVGSKGTVYAIDYHGPCLKCMLGTTPSTGESCAINGVLPPVIHQVASMEVSELLRWLSGKGFSRKLTTMDCYTMQYKTLNIDTLKNNNCPICNEGNYEYLNMAQQNSIEKQCGNVFLLRFTPQIFKYTDLLPVKVMKSNYFAKMISYRDYEITLFKDGRMNVYGIENEDQAVALYEEFLKCLK
- the nrdD gene encoding anaerobic ribonucleoside-triphosphate reductase; this encodes MVKRDNVNKLETNLKNLITKDPTVVNENANKDSSTFSTMRDLTAGVVSKSYALDYLLPKHVAEAHKQGDIHFHDLDYHPFQPLTNCCLIDAEIMLEDGFQIGNATVTSPKSIQTASAQLVQIIANVSSSQYGGCTIDRVDELLSKYALFNEQKHRKVAEKFVNAADIDTFVDNQVTQDIGDAIESLEYEINTLYTSNGQTPFVTLGFGLGIDKYSRKIQQAIFHTRIKGLGKDRITAIFPKLVFSIKKGVNFSESDPNYDIKQLALECSTKRMYPDILNYDKTVELLGDFKAPMGCRSFLPAWKNEAGEYENNGRCNLGVVTLNVPRIALESDGDIELFWKLFHERMNIMHDALVYRLERIAEATPDNAPILYKNGAFKHRLTDNDSVMDLFKGKRATLSMGYIGLYEAATVFFGPNWESKSKGKAFTLAILKAMKVYQLRWTEKYDVWFSIYSTPSESLTDRFCRLDREKFGDVADITDKGYYQNSFHYDVRKDVTPFKKIDFEKDYPVYASGGYIHYCEYPKLNHNLKALEAVWDYSYDKVSYLGTNIPIDHCRKCDFKGDFKTTAKGYRCPECGNDDPTTVDVVKRTCGYLGNPVQRPTIEGRHKEMCARVKHLKDTTL
- the nrdG gene encoding anaerobic ribonucleoside-triphosphate reductase activating protein → MKILEITKGQGYIAKIEAQSFVDGEGVRCSMYVSGCPFACKNCYNKAAQNFRYGERFNETILEEIMDYCEPDYISGLSILGGEPFCNLDITLKCAQVLRQRFGNSKSLWVWTGFLYEYLVQDTAERRALLELIDVLVDGPFINHLFQPNLPYKGSLNQRIIDVPISLSTGKRCEYITT